A portion of the Pseudoxanthomonas sp. JBR18 genome contains these proteins:
- a CDS encoding lipopolysaccharide biosynthesis protein produces MSATAQDGPPGSTSGLGSRAAAGAAKTMLGQGARMVVQFGGIILLARLLSPEDYGLMAMVTALVGICEILRDFGLSSAAIQAKSLSKEQRDNLFWLNSGIGLILGLTVFAGAGAISRFYHEPRLIAVAQVMSVTFLLSGMNTQYRAHLSRGLQFGRLAMSDVGGQSLGLIAGVCAALYGLGYWALVIQQVVGAFIGLLVSAIASRWLPGRPHRGVPMRSFLTFGGHLMAAQMLGYVSQNIGQVVIGYRIGAEALGLYNRAFQLLMMPLNQINAPATTVALPVLSKLQDEPSRYAAFLLRGQTVMIHVIVAIFSFACAQASPLIILFLGQKWQPAVPIFQILTLGGIFQVVAYAAYWVFLSLGLTREQLTYSVLVRVLTICCIFAGVHWGALGVAVGYSTGLALTWPISVIWVTRAGKAPGMAMFNNGLRAIIGYGVCAVASWSASHHFANTPVMELVVGLPTIMLAFGVVCLVWPAFRRDVMTILNSRDLLRRRK; encoded by the coding sequence ATGTCAGCGACGGCGCAAGACGGGCCTCCGGGATCGACCTCGGGGCTAGGCTCCCGGGCGGCTGCTGGTGCGGCCAAGACCATGTTGGGGCAGGGTGCTCGCATGGTGGTGCAGTTTGGCGGGATCATCTTGCTGGCCCGCCTCCTGAGTCCGGAAGACTACGGTTTGATGGCGATGGTGACCGCCCTGGTCGGGATCTGCGAGATCTTGCGGGATTTCGGTCTGTCCTCGGCGGCCATCCAGGCCAAATCCCTTTCCAAGGAGCAGCGCGACAACCTGTTCTGGCTCAACAGCGGGATCGGGCTGATCCTGGGTCTGACGGTGTTTGCCGGCGCGGGCGCGATTTCGCGCTTCTATCACGAGCCACGCCTGATCGCCGTCGCACAGGTCATGTCGGTGACCTTCCTGCTCAGCGGGATGAACACCCAGTATCGGGCCCACTTGAGTCGTGGCCTGCAGTTCGGTCGTCTGGCCATGAGCGATGTCGGCGGCCAGAGTCTGGGCCTGATCGCCGGCGTGTGTGCCGCGCTCTACGGCTTGGGGTATTGGGCACTGGTCATCCAGCAGGTCGTGGGTGCGTTCATCGGGCTGTTGGTCTCCGCCATTGCGTCCAGGTGGCTTCCGGGGCGGCCGCATCGTGGCGTGCCCATGCGCAGCTTTCTCACATTCGGCGGCCACCTGATGGCGGCGCAGATGCTGGGCTATGTCAGCCAGAACATCGGGCAGGTCGTGATCGGCTATCGCATCGGTGCCGAGGCACTTGGCCTGTACAACCGCGCGTTCCAGTTGCTGATGATGCCGTTGAATCAGATCAACGCTCCGGCGACGACCGTCGCGCTGCCCGTGCTTTCCAAACTTCAGGACGAGCCGTCGCGCTATGCGGCATTTCTGCTGCGTGGGCAGACGGTGATGATCCATGTGATCGTCGCCATTTTCTCCTTTGCCTGCGCTCAGGCCTCGCCGCTGATCATTCTGTTCCTTGGCCAGAAGTGGCAGCCCGCTGTCCCCATCTTCCAGATCCTGACCCTTGGGGGAATCTTCCAGGTGGTGGCCTATGCGGCCTACTGGGTGTTCTTGTCGCTGGGGCTCACGCGCGAGCAGCTGACCTACTCGGTGCTGGTCCGGGTGCTGACCATCTGCTGCATTTTCGCAGGCGTGCACTGGGGTGCATTGGGCGTCGCCGTGGGCTACTCCACGGGTTTGGCATTGACATGGCCAATCTCGGTGATCTGGGTCACACGCGCCGGCAAGGCGCCCGGCATGGCGATGTTCAACAACGGACTGCGCGCCATCATTGGCTACGGTGTCTGCGCCGTCGCGTCCTGGTCCGCTTCCCATCATTTCGCCAATACGCCGGTCATGGAACTGGTTGTCGGCCTGCCGACGATCATGCTGGCCTTTGGCGTGGTCTGCCTGGTGTGGCCGGCCTTCCGCCGCGACGTCATGACCATCCTGAATAGCCGGGATCTTCTCCGTCGTCGCAAGTGA
- a CDS encoding polysaccharide pyruvyl transferase family protein yields MNQNNSKRFGYYAERLFSRGRHPGFLRRAGRAMFRWVAPRQGTGPHVLLAPPGGGNIGDQAMMNAYLENVAGPVVMVVRRGDAAVQQPIAGERVDCIELEHLVYGGGLLHLRDVVRFAQVLRGARSLSIIGADIMDVAYNAMASVHRANLASWSAAAGIDTRVLGFSWNGAPHPLASVALREASRNGVRLFLRDPISASRAREAGLENVQDVMDTVFAASRQEEGKTLRRIQAFAQGGAYALVNASALVAAGVDQCDEYEAVVRTLLDRGLRVVLLPHVSRPSGDDKRELEALHARVTDPGVMRVNELLTPEQVRCIAQHARLVITGRMHLAILSLSGGTPAITLATQGKVEGLMQMFGTEELCIAPKAGFGARVVSLVRKLLDDQGRTEQQIVSRLPHVSLLSRRNYVGL; encoded by the coding sequence TTGAACCAGAACAACAGCAAGCGCTTCGGCTATTACGCGGAGCGACTCTTCTCGCGTGGTCGTCATCCCGGCTTCCTGCGGCGCGCCGGTCGTGCAATGTTCCGCTGGGTGGCGCCCCGCCAAGGCACCGGTCCGCATGTACTGCTGGCCCCGCCTGGTGGTGGCAACATCGGCGACCAAGCCATGATGAATGCGTACCTGGAAAATGTCGCCGGCCCGGTGGTGATGGTGGTCAGGCGTGGCGACGCCGCTGTCCAGCAGCCGATCGCTGGCGAACGTGTGGACTGCATCGAGTTGGAGCATCTGGTGTATGGGGGCGGCTTGCTGCATTTGCGCGACGTGGTGCGCTTCGCGCAAGTGCTCCGCGGTGCCAGGTCACTGTCCATCATCGGCGCGGACATCATGGACGTTGCCTACAACGCCATGGCCTCGGTGCATCGCGCCAATCTCGCGTCCTGGTCGGCGGCTGCTGGGATTGACACGCGGGTCCTTGGCTTCAGCTGGAACGGCGCGCCGCATCCACTCGCATCGGTAGCCCTGCGCGAAGCGTCGCGCAATGGCGTGCGACTGTTTCTGCGGGATCCGATTTCCGCGTCGCGTGCGCGTGAAGCCGGGCTGGAAAACGTCCAGGACGTAATGGATACGGTATTTGCCGCATCCAGACAGGAGGAAGGGAAAACCTTGCGCCGTATTCAGGCTTTCGCCCAAGGTGGCGCCTACGCGCTGGTCAACGCCAGCGCGCTCGTGGCCGCTGGCGTCGATCAATGTGATGAATATGAAGCCGTCGTCCGTACGCTGCTTGATCGGGGGCTGCGGGTGGTCCTGCTTCCCCACGTTTCCCGTCCAAGCGGCGATGACAAGCGTGAACTGGAAGCGCTGCACGCACGCGTGACGGATCCTGGTGTGATGCGCGTCAACGAACTGCTGACGCCGGAGCAAGTACGCTGCATCGCACAACACGCGCGCTTGGTCATCACCGGACGCATGCATCTGGCCATCCTCTCGCTGTCAGGCGGTACGCCCGCAATCACTTTGGCTACACAGGGCAAAGTGGAAGGTCTCATGCAGATGTTCGGGACAGAAGAGCTCTGCATCGCGCCGAAGGCCGGATTCGGCGCGCGTGTCGTATCGCTCGTGCGTAAGCTGTTGGATGATCAGGGCCGTACCGAGCAACAGATCGTTTCACGCCTCCCCCACGTGTCACTCCTCTCCAGGAGGAATTATGTCGGTCTCTGA
- a CDS encoding glycosyltransferase family 1 protein yields MQVASIPQQRYLVLSAHDYRTPRRANIHFITDELAKRGPTRFFSLRYSRLSRMKKDMRLPLDATSNQIVKHKGVECYLWRTFVHPFNTRRAWLRPVENAMFRMYASNPPAVLEQWIREADVIVVESGTAVAFIRLAKRLNPDARLVYRASDGLSTIEVAEFISREFDDVCGMLDSIALVSPVMADEINSQHNVYHVGHGVDPKLDEMGDPNPYDEEGIHAVSVGSMLFDPAFIAHASHAFPQVTFHVIGSGQGRHPDYADNVIVYGEMKHADVVRYMKHARFGIAPYASEQVPAYLADSSMKLLQYDFFGLPAVCPHAVVGTYASRFGYTPGDEASIRSAIESALNAPHVRHRECLDWPQTTDRLLEPERYPEIRVES; encoded by the coding sequence GTGCAGGTCGCATCGATTCCCCAGCAACGGTATCTCGTGCTGTCAGCGCACGATTACCGGACGCCGCGTCGCGCCAACATTCATTTCATTACAGATGAACTGGCCAAGCGCGGCCCCACGCGCTTCTTTTCACTGCGCTACAGCCGTCTTTCCCGGATGAAGAAAGACATGCGCCTGCCGCTGGACGCCACCTCCAACCAGATCGTCAAGCACAAGGGCGTGGAGTGCTATCTGTGGCGGACCTTCGTCCACCCCTTCAATACGCGGCGCGCCTGGTTGCGTCCGGTTGAGAATGCGATGTTTCGCATGTATGCGTCCAACCCGCCGGCGGTGCTGGAGCAGTGGATCCGCGAAGCGGACGTCATCGTGGTCGAAAGCGGCACGGCGGTGGCGTTCATTCGCCTGGCCAAGCGACTCAATCCCGACGCACGCTTGGTCTATCGCGCCTCCGATGGCCTGAGCACCATCGAGGTCGCTGAGTTCATCTCGCGCGAATTCGATGATGTCTGCGGGATGCTGGACTCGATTGCGTTGGTCTCGCCGGTCATGGCCGATGAGATCAACAGCCAGCACAACGTCTATCACGTCGGCCACGGCGTGGATCCCAAGCTCGATGAGATGGGCGATCCGAATCCCTACGACGAGGAAGGCATCCATGCCGTGTCGGTGGGATCGATGTTGTTCGACCCGGCCTTCATCGCCCACGCCAGCCATGCGTTCCCGCAGGTGACCTTCCATGTGATCGGCTCCGGCCAGGGTCGGCACCCGGACTATGCCGATAACGTCATCGTCTACGGCGAAATGAAGCATGCTGACGTGGTGCGCTACATGAAGCACGCGCGTTTCGGCATTGCCCCCTATGCATCGGAGCAGGTGCCGGCCTACCTGGCCGATAGCTCGATGAAGTTGCTGCAGTACGATTTCTTTGGGTTGCCTGCGGTCTGTCCGCATGCCGTGGTCGGGACCTACGCCTCCCGCTTCGGCTACACCCCCGGTGACGAGGCCTCGATCCGAAGCGCGATCGAGTCGGCCCTCAATGCGCCGCATGTGCGCCATCGGGAATGCCTGGACTGGCCGCAGACCACCGATCGTCTGCTGGAGCCGGAGCGCTATCCGGAGATCCGCGTCGAATCTTGA
- a CDS encoding polysaccharide pyruvyl transferase family protein, whose amino-acid sequence MTFLENLVERRERKALFWWQPKDGSVNVGDHLSKVLVQQVLALRDTNLLAKRPGTPRLLCVGSVLHFAEDGNVVWGSGINGKIPDSAHRYSQLDIRAVRGPLTREYLQRRGLEVPEVYGDPALLTPRFFEKRLLMPETQRPYAIVPHFNEPIEKYADYADKLISPRIEPAAFVRQLLGAERIVSSSLHGVILAEAYGIPAVYLDWGNGEDRFKYDDYYAGTGRMSWRSGNSVEECLDIGGNDAFDLAQIQQGLMDVFPYDLW is encoded by the coding sequence GTGACTTTTCTTGAAAATCTTGTTGAGCGCCGCGAGCGCAAGGCGCTGTTCTGGTGGCAGCCCAAGGATGGCTCAGTCAATGTTGGCGACCATCTTTCCAAGGTGCTGGTGCAGCAGGTGCTCGCATTGCGGGACACCAACCTGTTGGCCAAGCGTCCCGGGACCCCGCGCCTGCTGTGCGTCGGTTCGGTGCTGCACTTTGCGGAGGATGGCAATGTCGTGTGGGGGAGCGGGATCAACGGCAAGATCCCGGATTCGGCGCATCGTTACAGCCAGCTCGATATTCGCGCGGTGCGCGGTCCGTTGACCCGTGAATACCTGCAGCGTCGCGGGCTGGAAGTTCCGGAGGTCTACGGCGATCCTGCGCTGCTGACCCCTCGCTTCTTCGAGAAGCGGCTGCTCATGCCCGAGACCCAGCGCCCTTACGCGATCGTGCCGCACTTCAATGAGCCCATCGAGAAGTACGCCGATTACGCGGACAAGCTGATCTCGCCCCGCATCGAGCCGGCTGCGTTCGTCCGCCAGCTGCTTGGGGCCGAGCGCATCGTGAGCAGCTCGTTGCACGGCGTGATCCTGGCCGAGGCCTACGGCATCCCGGCCGTCTATCTGGACTGGGGCAACGGCGAGGATCGGTTCAAGTATGACGATTACTACGCAGGCACCGGGCGGATGAGCTGGCGGTCGGGCAACTCGGTCGAGGAGTGCCTGGACATCGGGGGCAACGACGCGTTCGATCTGGCTCAGATCCAACAGGGTTTGATGGATGTGTTCCCGTATGACCTCTGGTAA
- a CDS encoding WecB/TagA/CpsF family glycosyltransferase yields the protein MTSGNAVAAPDPISLHARFEGEYVPLGGYPILSTDLETFSRRLLEMLESGGRQCVFFANTNFVVECRGLREVLDAPGVTIVNDGIGLDLAAMMVHRRRFRENLNGTDLIPSLCQRSHRPLRVFLLGAKPGIADAAAKTLAERYGQQVVGVCDGYGQMRAQGTQLVDTINQARPDMLLVALGNPLQERWILEHRASLDVPLAFGVGALLDFLSGNARRAPAWVQRIHMEWAFRLLHEPRRLLKRYSIDLFTFFGVCLRAQRRAVQAERAG from the coding sequence ATGACCTCTGGTAACGCAGTGGCTGCCCCGGATCCGATCTCCCTGCACGCTCGGTTCGAGGGCGAATACGTGCCGCTGGGGGGCTATCCGATCCTCAGCACGGACCTGGAGACCTTCAGCCGGAGATTGCTGGAGATGCTGGAGTCGGGAGGCCGGCAGTGCGTGTTCTTTGCCAACACCAATTTCGTGGTGGAGTGCCGCGGACTGCGCGAGGTCCTGGACGCGCCTGGGGTGACCATCGTCAACGACGGCATTGGCTTGGACCTGGCAGCGATGATGGTGCACCGCCGCCGGTTTCGGGAGAACCTCAACGGGACCGATCTGATTCCCTCGCTCTGTCAGCGCAGCCATCGCCCGCTGCGGGTCTTCCTGCTGGGTGCCAAGCCCGGCATTGCGGATGCGGCGGCCAAGACCCTGGCCGAACGCTATGGCCAGCAGGTGGTCGGCGTCTGCGATGGCTATGGCCAGATGCGGGCGCAGGGCACGCAGTTGGTGGATACCATCAACCAGGCACGCCCGGACATGCTGTTGGTGGCCCTGGGCAATCCACTGCAGGAGCGCTGGATCCTTGAGCATCGCGCCTCGCTGGACGTGCCGCTCGCCTTTGGTGTGGGGGCGCTCCTGGACTTTCTGTCCGGCAACGCCAGGCGCGCGCCGGCTTGGGTGCAGCGGATCCACATGGAGTGGGCCTTCCGCCTGTTGCATGAGCCGCGCCGCCTGCTCAAGCGTTACAGCATCGACTTGTTTACGTTCTTCGGCGTGTGTCTGCGCGCGCAGCGTCGGGCTGTTCAGGCCGAGCGTGCGGGCTGA
- a CDS encoding cupin domain-containing protein produces MTGEADQRIHTLQLAPHPEGGHYRRVHASERVVAAPGGPLRPAMTAITFLLKQGERSRWHRVDADELWHWQAGGALCLQQFDVVDGTLRTVELGPASEGHVAMAVVPAGQWQRAWTSSAFAQVGCVVAPGFTWEGFALLEQAPEVGVRLQALGVGEDA; encoded by the coding sequence ATGACAGGTGAGGCCGATCAACGCATCCACACATTGCAACTGGCGCCGCATCCGGAAGGCGGGCACTACCGGCGCGTACACGCGTCCGAACGCGTCGTGGCCGCGCCAGGAGGCCCGCTTCGGCCGGCGATGACCGCCATCACTTTCCTGCTCAAGCAGGGCGAGCGCAGCCGGTGGCACCGGGTGGATGCAGATGAGCTGTGGCACTGGCAGGCCGGCGGCGCGCTCTGCCTGCAGCAGTTCGACGTGGTCGATGGGACCTTGCGAACGGTGGAGCTGGGGCCCGCATCTGAGGGCCATGTCGCCATGGCGGTCGTGCCTGCCGGGCAATGGCAGCGCGCCTGGACGTCCTCCGCGTTCGCCCAGGTCGGCTGTGTCGTGGCACCAGGCTTCACCTGGGAGGGATTTGCCCTGCTGGAGCAGGCGCCGGAGGTGGGGGTGCGATTGCAGGCGCTTGGCGTCGGCGAGGACGCCTGA
- a CDS encoding TraB/GumN family protein, giving the protein MRRWLLLVGLVGCALATVARAQQVPATASPTQAEPVPITDMAPMIVSGVQPGPGLWKVTAPDGHVLWVLGTLTPLPKRMDWQSHEVEAAIDQSQELLLPPTMSLDTGRGMFRNLFLLPALFKAIKNPDGKQLQDVVPASEYARWRVLKARYMGGDQSVERRRPIFAALELYKDAMRRSGLSTDNVVADRVEKLAKRADLKITPVVSTVKLEDPKAAIKEFQRTGLEDRTCFARTLDVLEHEIDAMRLQANAWAMGDVEALRVAPQASQYAVCQTAIGESAIARKLGLNDLRERSLQLWLEKAESALAHNSSTIALLPMGLVLRKGNLMDALRAKGYTVQAPGEY; this is encoded by the coding sequence ATGCGTCGATGGCTGCTGCTGGTGGGATTGGTGGGCTGCGCACTGGCAACGGTGGCTCGCGCGCAACAGGTACCGGCCACCGCTTCGCCGACGCAGGCGGAGCCTGTGCCCATTACCGACATGGCGCCGATGATCGTGTCGGGGGTGCAACCCGGGCCGGGCCTGTGGAAAGTGACAGCACCCGATGGCCATGTGCTGTGGGTCCTGGGCACGCTGACGCCGCTGCCCAAACGCATGGACTGGCAATCGCATGAGGTCGAAGCGGCCATCGACCAGTCGCAGGAGTTACTGCTCCCGCCGACCATGTCGCTGGACACCGGCCGGGGCATGTTCCGCAATCTGTTTCTGCTGCCGGCGCTGTTCAAGGCGATCAAAAATCCCGATGGCAAACAGCTGCAGGACGTGGTGCCGGCCAGTGAATATGCGCGGTGGCGTGTCCTCAAGGCGCGTTACATGGGCGGCGATCAGAGCGTCGAGCGGCGGCGTCCGATCTTCGCCGCGCTCGAGCTCTACAAGGATGCGATGCGTCGCTCGGGCTTGAGCACCGACAACGTCGTGGCCGACCGCGTGGAAAAGCTCGCCAAGCGCGCGGATTTGAAAATCACCCCGGTGGTGAGCACGGTCAAGCTGGAGGACCCGAAGGCGGCCATCAAGGAGTTCCAGCGCACCGGCCTGGAGGATCGGACCTGCTTTGCCAGGACGCTGGATGTCCTGGAGCATGAAATCGATGCGATGCGTCTGCAGGCCAATGCATGGGCGATGGGGGATGTGGAGGCATTGCGCGTGGCGCCGCAGGCCAGCCAGTACGCCGTGTGTCAGACGGCCATCGGCGAAAGCGCCATCGCCCGCAAACTGGGTCTCAATGACCTGCGTGAGCGCTCGCTCCAGCTCTGGCTGGAAAAGGCCGAGTCCGCGCTGGCCCACAACTCCAGCACGATCGCCTTGCTGCCCATGGGCCTGGTGCTGCGCAAGGGCAATCTGATGGACGCGCTGCGCGCCAAGGGCTACACC